The genome window TATTTATCAGACAAACATTTCTTAACTAAATTATCCAAATCTGATTTCATCAAAATATTGCTAGAGCTCGGGCATTCTTCCAATTTTTGTGTGTAGAGTGGACAACGAATAAAAAAATTCGTTTTTCTTTTCGTTCTTGGTTTTTCCCATGCGTCTTATTCCGTTCTCTCTTTCAAGATTTGTCAACTTGATTTTGCCAATTTTTTTAAAAATACAGATTCAAAAGCTTTGGTCCAGGTTTATCTTCAGCTACAGAAATCGAATCAAATTCTCTATTTGTGTAGGTTAAACCTTTTGGATCCAAATCCCAACCTACGCCTTTCCAGAAAACCTGAACTGCTTCTTTGCCTCTAGATTGTTGTATGAACTTTCCTATTGAATATCGGATCCAAACATCCTGATCCTGAAGACCATCCACTTGAGAATCCGCTAAACCATGAAAAATATTTCCTAAGCCTGATGCCGGAGATACAATTCCATCAATCTTTGTTGAATAAAATTTCTTATATAAAGACTCATAAAAAGAATCATTCCCTATCAAAACTGCAACCTTCCAAGCAGGAACCGAAACTACAAAATCTTGATTGAGATCTCCTGGAACTGCAATTGTCTTTTCCCATTCGTTCAAGTGAACTTTCTTGATAAGAGTGGATGCTTTTCCATTTGGAAGATAAACGACCGACACATTTTCAATCGCACCATCTCCCGCGACAAGCACGCCTTTCACAATGGAAGGTGAAGGAAGCATGATTGATCCGGCAATAATACTTACAGAATAATCATCAGCTAACTTTGAGAATGTGTTGTTATAAATCTCCGCAATCAAATCTTTTTTTAACCTAAGGATTGCGCCGATTTCTTTATCTATTTCTTTGCATTTAGTCGGGTCACATTTTCCTACAATTTCCGCAATTTCTAGTTTTCTGGAGGTTTTTAGAAATCGAACTGCATCCTTGACATTGCTAGAGAAATAGGCTGGCCTTTTTTCTCCTACCAAAACCAATCCTGAACCTACATGCTCTGGAAAAATCATCAATGATTTACTATCTAGAATCTTTTCCTCTTTTGCCCTAATCAGCATAGGTTCTAAGCTCTTATAATAATTTTCTTCGGAATAGAAATCCAATGGATGAAAAAATGGCTGACTCGCCAATAAATTCCCAAACTTACGATTGGTTCCGTTCACTTTGTATTCTATCTCAACATGTTCTTTATGGAAATCAACTAGCTCGGCAAAATCAGCTTCCCTAAGTTCAAAATCTGGTTCCTCGAAAAATCTTGCTGAATAAATAATTCCAGATATGATTCCAAAAAAAATAATTATTCTAATCCAAGGAAAATATAAATTATGCATATTCTTTTAAGTATTTCCTTACAGCATCTAACATATAATCTTCAAAAAGTGTTGAAGGATCGTATGTTTTCACATTTACCCATTCCATATAGTCATGTTCATCTGACATTTCTACTTCACCAGAAATATATTTCCCTTCATAACCAATAATAATGCACGGATGATTGCCTTCGGTTACTTTGTGTTTATGGATAAATATTGGTTCTGGATTGGTTGAGTATAGAAAACCAGATCCCATCTCTTCTGCCATCTCCCGATCTAGGCTATCAATCCAATCTTCAAAAAATTCTTTTTCTGTCATTCTGCCGCCCGGCAAATCTCCATAACCAGATTTTTTATCTCTCAAAACGAGTAGCTCGTCTCCTCTACGGAGAAACAACTTTTGTGTAATTTGAAAAAAGCCATGATCGCTCACAATTGATTACCCCATACATCAATCTCATGATCCACAGCATAGAGATTCGGCTTTGGACGATTGTTGTTTCGATATTGATCAACAAGTCCCAATGATACTTTGAGAAGCTGCGTTATGATGGAGTCCATAATTTCTGTCGGTGCACCGTAGTAAAGAAAGTTCACTGGGCTAAGATCTGAGAGCAGAAATAATTTCTTTTCAAATCTCAATCCATCCTTCTTGAATTGCAAAATAATAATTCCACCTTGATCCATTTGCGATTGCGGATCTATGATTCTTGTTGCTTCTACTTCTACATCATAACCAAGAATCGAATTTTTTCGTCCTAATAAAAATTCGTTTAACCAAGATGTCAATTGAGCGAATTCCACTGTCTTGGTTGAACCAGACGCAAGATAAATATTTTTGGATTTACAATTTATAAGAAATTTTTCCCAAAAATTTGAATCAAGAATTGACTCACCCACAACACCCAAAATAAAATCCGTCTCAAACAAAACTTCTTCTGGGACTTGACTTATATTATTGTATTTCCACTGAGATGGACTGTCAGTCTTTATATCGATTTCAATAAGATGATCATTTTGATCATGCATCCTACCACCACGCAGGTATTTACATAAAAAGGTTCCAATATTTCCACTTGATCCCAGGATTAGAAATTTTCTTCTCGATAGAATCTTGCCCTGACCGTGTAACACATCTTCCATGGCCTTCAGAATTGAGTGCGCAACTTCTTTAGATTCTTCTTTAACCTTTTGATTGGAGATAGCAATTGAATAGGCAGGAAGATACAGTTTACTTTTTTCCTTAACAACAGTAAGCAATCTCTCATAACCATTACGAGTATGCTCGATTGAGCCAATCAATACTGAGTCTAGAAATTCCGAAAACTTTATTGAACCTTTGATATTAGTTGGAACCTTAACAAAATATTCGGAACATACCTCTTCTAAGGTCATACCTTCCAGAGCATACTGATTTGTAATAGGGGACACATATCCACCGTCTTCTATAAGAATAACTCTATCACCATCTTGCTGAGCATCTAGGCACAATTTGAGAAATCGATTTGTTGAAAGCAATTTCATTGCAGCAAAAAAATCAAGCTGTTCACGATCCATAAAATCCCGAACATCTCGCATATCACTCATATCGCTATAGAGAGGTGATAGCGAATAATATATCTTACGGTCTTGACTCACCTTTAACTCAAGCCCAGACATATAAAAACTATCGGTAGGTAAATCGAGCAAAGTATCTAAATATACTGATGGAATATTACCACCATACTTAACAAAACTCACTGTGATAGACTTTGCATCCAATCTTCTAAAAGCTTCAATCAAAGCCAATATCTCAGATGTTATGTGATGAATTAAGTAGACTCGTAATCCACTAAGATTAAGTTTGTGTTCTTTTCGGTCAGCTACATCCTCTAACTCAGGCATTCGAGAAAGATAATATCCTAAGGTTTGCGCTTTTCTTCTTCGGTTAAAAGAATAATTCAAAACTCTATCTAAGCGAGAAAGATCAAGGTAAACAATTGCTGATCCAAGATCCACTTTAATTGTGTATCCTTCTTTAATACAGCGAGTCACTTCTTGGTCTTCAAGCATTAGAAATAATTTCTTGAAGATTGGCAGAGATACTAGAGGATCTGAAGTTAGTAGAAATCTCGCAAAATCTTGTTCCCAGAAGAAATTGATCTGAGTAAGCGAGCCCAATGCCGTTTTCTGGATCTGTTCAAATACTCGATTGAATCTTCTATTTTCTTCTGAATAGTCGGACTCGCCCTTCTGGCATCCACCAATCACGCTGCTATGAATTGATTCGGAAATTTTCGTACTGCCAGCAATATAGATCCTAGATTTAAGATCCTCAACAACCACGTGAGGCAATGACTTTAGATCTAGATTGGCTCGATCGAAATTCTCAATCGTTAATCGAAATAAAAACTCACCCGGTTCAACTTGATTTTGAACCCGTTCAAGAATAAATTGATAATCGACATTTTCATTTGGACTAGTATGATGAAATGGAAAAACCAAAGCCTTGCTCGGACTGAACTTTGGATCTTCACCATAAAATTCTGGATGGATAATTTTGGCCCATACTTGCCTTTGGAAGGTTCCGAAAACACATCGTAAGTGATCTTGGAACTCATCACGAAAAAGGAGAATATCTTTTAAGACTCCTGCCCTTGCATGAATTTGGATATATCCAATATGCATCTCAAGAAGTTCACTATTTATATTCGGATTGATTTTGTGTAGAAAGGAAATATCACCAGGATAGGACTGAATCCTTTGTACTATTTCATCGCCCAAAGTTCTCGAGAGAATTGACAATCCCCAGAAAATCTGTAATTTGGAGAGATCAATGCTCATCAAGTCATCGGCTTCTTTTGTTAGCGATGGACCGAGAGAAGTTTTTATTTGATCCCCGTTTTTGAACTTATCCATGCTTCACCATAACTTTTATAGCGTCGGGACTTTTAGCAGTCTCGAATGCCAATTCCAGCTCACTCGCTGGATACTCATGCGAGACCATATTTTCAGCCATGGACTTAGCAACAGATGGATTTTCTTCAAGTAGTTTCAATGCCAAATGAAAATCACCGCATCTTGATGAACGTATCCCTTTGCCTTTTGCAAAAAATTCCATCATGGGAACGGGTGTGTCTTCTGTAGATTTTCCAGATTCTTTCGTATGAACCAAAATTGCTCCGCGTGGACGCACAAGGGATTCTTCTTTACCTTCCTGCGGGCGAATCGCCATATCAATCTCATCCAATGAACCAATGATCACAATATCATAACGAGGTAATCTTCCTTCAAATTGAACGCCTTGTAAATTATTTATTGCCCAAGACCAATCACCTGAATCGATCTTAACCATTGGATTCTGTAATCGAAAATCTTTGAGGATTGCACTCAATTCTGAGTTGGTATTTTTAAAGTCATCTGACAAAGAGGGAGCAATGAAAATTTTTGTATTTTGTCTAACTTCTTTCTCCCAGTGAAATTGAAGATTCTCTTTACTCAAGGGAAGAATCGAAAGCTCATCCACAACCAACTCTGTCAAATGTCGAATGCCCTCCATCGACTGCCCATTCGTTGTCTTGAGGTGCACTTCTCTTTTTGCCAATTGAATAGCAGAATGGAATCCATCTACTGTGCTTGTTGTATCATATACTATTGCGAAGCGACCTTCTAAAGTTTTTACAATACTTGGATCTGCAATCAATAT of Leptospira sp. GIMC2001 contains these proteins:
- a CDS encoding NUDIX hydrolase, whose protein sequence is MSDHGFFQITQKLFLRRGDELLVLRDKKSGYGDLPGGRMTEKEFFEDWIDSLDREMAEEMGSGFLYSTNPEPIFIHKHKVTEGNHPCIIIGYEGKYISGEVEMSDEHDYMEWVNVKTYDPSTLFEDYMLDAVRKYLKEYA
- a CDS encoding alcohol dehydrogenase catalytic domain-containing protein encodes the protein MKNIQFKALDYTSDDKFQTANYEYNGDEETGWTILRNGENYLNLGPGYKLLKTRSCGVCSTDLDRRFLPFPLPQVIGHEVIAEDLETKQSYVVEINDSYEARGDLLTDAFVQAGIPTHSPERKVLGIDRLPGGFGSYILAPKNAAIPYKGLPDRTAVLGPRRLGSLVISALQAYRLSSGKNFRIIALARRQKLLDLAVKLGADEGILIADPSIVKTLEGRFAIVYDTTSTVDGFHSAIQLAKREVHLKTTNGQSMEGIRHLTELVVDELSILPLSKENLQFHWEKEVRQNTKIFIAPSLSDDFKNTNSELSAILKDFRLQNPMVKIDSGDWSWAINNLQGVQFEGRLPRYDIVIIGSLDEIDMAIRPQEGKEESLVRPRGAILVHTKESGKSTEDTPVPMMEFFAKGKGIRSSRCGDFHLALKLLEENPSVAKSMAENMVSHEYPASELELAFETAKSPDAIKVMVKHG